A window from Citrus sinensis cultivar Valencia sweet orange chromosome 3, DVS_A1.0, whole genome shotgun sequence encodes these proteins:
- the LOC102622360 gene encoding protein DETOXIFICATION 16-like isoform X2, whose product MDVEEESKSSLESPLIHQRPLQDDKCIDKAGMIVELKRQMQLAGPLVVVSFLQYSFQMISVMFVGHLGDLSLSSASMATSFAGVTGFSYMLGMGSAVETFCGQAFGAKQYRMMGVHMLRAMLVLSLSSIPIAVLWAYTGKIFTTLRQDPEISFHAGIYARWLIPSILPYGLLQCQHRFLQTQNNILPLMLSTGISTLVHVLSCWTLIFGFGFGNKGAALSNAISYWTNVIILAIYIKFSPKCEKTWTGFSKEALENLRSFLGLGIPSALMVCTRVSNELGAGRPYAARLAVQIVIILALTEGVLLSSIAVAARGIWGYVYSNDIEVIRYMASIMPVLALSNFMDGIQGVLSGVARGCGWQKLGAYVNLGAYYLIGLPCAVYLAFVFQFGAKGLWMGIICGSGLQAFVLLVITLHTNWEQEANKAKDRVFASRIPTEMPS is encoded by the exons ATGGATGTAGAAGAAGAATCCAAATCTAGCCTTGAGTCACCTCTAATTCATCAAAGGCCGCTGCAGGATGATAAATGCATTGACAAAGCTGGGATGATAGTAGAGTTGAAGAGGCAAATGCAGTTGGCAGGACCTCTCGTTGTGGTTAGCTTCTTACAGTACAGCTTCCAAATGATATCAGTCATGTTTGTTGGCCATCTTGGTGACCTATCCCTTTCAAGTGCTTCCATGGCTACTTCCTTCGCTGGAGTAACTGGCTTCAGTTACATG CTGGGAATGGGAAGTGCAGTGGAAACTTTCTGTGGACAGGCATTCGGAGCAAAACAGTATCGTATGATGGGGGTACACATGCTGAGAGCTATGCTTGTTCTTTCACTTTCAAGCATCCCCATAGCAGTCCTTTGGGCCTACACTgggaaaattttcacaacccTACGTCAAGATCCAGAAATTTCATTCCATGCAGGAATATATGCTCGGTGGTTGATCCCTAGTATCCTTCCTTATGGCCTTCTTCAGTGCCAACACAGATTCCTGCAAacccaaaataatattttgccATTGATGTTAAGCACTGGAATTTCAACATTGGTTCATGTCCTTTCTTGTTGGActttaatttttggatttggGTTTGGTAACAAAGGAGCTGCCTTGTCCAATGCCATCTCTTATTGGACAAATGTAATTATCTTGGCAATTTATATAAAGTTTTCCCCTAAATGTGAGAAAACTTGGACTGGTTTCTCCAAGGAGGCTCTGGAAAATCTCCGCAGCTTCCTTGGATTAGGAATTCCTTCAGCTCTTATGGTCTG CACGAGAGTTTCAAATGAATTAGGTGCTGGAAGACCTTATGCTGCACGTCTTGCAGTACAAATTGTGATAATCTTGGCACTTACTGAGGGTGTATTGCTAAGCTCAATTGCAGTTGCAGCTCGGGGCATATGGGGCTATGTATACTCCAATGACATTGAAGTAATCAGATATATGGCTTCCATAATGCCAGTGCTTGCTCTATCCAACTTCATGGATGGAATCCAGGGTGTACTTTCAG GTGTTGCTAGAGGGTGTGGTTGGCAGAAGCTCGGTGCATATGTGAATCTAGGAGCTTATTATCTTATAGGCCTTCCTTGTGCTGTATATTTGGCTTTTGTCTTCCAATTTGGGGCCAAG GGACTTTGGATGGGGATCATATGTGGGAGTGGTCTCCAAGCATTTGTGCTTTTAGTCATTACTCTGCACACAAACTGGGAGCAAGAg GCAAACAAGGCCAAGGATAGAGTCTTTGCCTCCAGAATTCCAACTGAAATGCCATCATAA
- the LOC102621191 gene encoding plant intracellular Ras-group-related LRR protein 9-like, which translates to MDPNPKTFPILSFVMQRLPTFGPRTTAEYDVEQPDPSSSGQAQSQKNPVIVDQMPHLSDPKLVSAMRRAIHDVYQTRSVLQTLGPRPDHETIDKTKARIVEIDSELAKSLEGIVHSIRETDVDQFEWRVQLADKEKALREDSAKEKNACKKILELDDMHEAYEKMLKEAEERLVKIYERAENGEEEVPPVREEVNEEVMGLLQEAAGKSLEQVDLSSRGLRFLPEAFGRIAGLRLMSLSNNHLEVIPDSIAGLVNLEELNLASNLLETLPDSIGLLDNLKILDVSGNKLSALPDSISHCRSLVELDASFNRLAYLPTNIGHELVNLQKLLVPLNKIRFLPTSIGEMASLHHLDAHFNELHGLPATIGKLTNLEILNVSSNFTDMKELPETFGELTNLKELDLSNNQIHALPNTFGRLDQLVKLNLEENPMVIPPVEVVKEGVGAVKTFMAKRWLDILLEEERRSMLKLEGNNNEGEQMPTGWLTRSTSWLKTVGENVSGILGGGNSPRDPCLDQQL; encoded by the exons ATGGATCCGAACCCGAAAACATTCCCCATTCTCTCCTTCGTCATGCAGCGCCTTCCCACATTCGGACCCAGAACCACCGCGGAATACGATGTCGAGCAGCCCGATCCCTCCTCTTCGGGTCAAGCCCAATCCCAGAAGAACCCCGTTATCGTTGACCAAATGCCTCATTTGTCCGACCCCAAACTCGTCTCCGCCATGCGCCGCGCCATCCACGACGTGTACCAGACCCGATCCGTGCTCCAAACCCTCGGCCCGCGACCCGACCACGAGACAATCGATAAGACCAAAGCCAGGATCGTGGAGATTGACTCCGAACTCGCGAAATCGTTAGAGGGCATCGTGCACTCGATCCGAGAGACCGACGTGGACCAATTCGAGTGGCGGGTCCAGTTGGCGGACAAGGAAAAGGCGCTCCGCGAGGATTCAGCGAAGGAGAAGAACGCGTGCAAAAAGATTCTGGAATTGGATGACATGCACGAGGCGTACGAGAAGATGCTGAAGGAGGCGGAGGAGCGGCTGGTGAAGATCTACGAGAGGGCGGAGAATGGGGAAGAGGAGGTGCCTCCGGTGAGGGAAGAAGTGAATGAGGAGGTTATGGGTTTGCTTCAAGAAGCTGCCGGAAAGTCTTTGGAGCAAGTCGATTTGTCTTCCAGGGGACTGCGCTTCTTGCCCGAGGCTTTTGGCAGGATCGCTGGTTTGAGGCTCATGAGCTTGTCTAACAATCACCTGGAG GTAATTCCTGACTCAATAGCTGGATTAGTGAATCTGGAGGAACTTAATCTGGCTTCAAATCTTCTAGAGACGCTGCCTGACTCTATTGGGTTGTTGGATAATCTGAAGATCCTGGATGTCTCGGGCAACAAATTAAGTGCCTTACCTGATTCCATCTCTCATTGCAG gtcattggtggagctggatgCAAGCTTCAATCGCCTAGCTTATTTGCCAACTAATATTGGACATGAGTTGGTGAATCTTCAGAAGCTTCTGGTCCCTTTGAACAAGATTCGTTTCCTCCCCACTTCGATAGGTGAAATGGCGTCTTTGCATCATCTGGATGCTCACTTTAATGAGCTCCATGGCCTTCCAGCAACAATTGGGAAGTTGACGAACCTTGAGATCCTCAATGTATCCAGTAATTTTACCGATATGAAAGAACTTCCAGAAACCTTTGGTGAACTGACAAACCTCAAAGAACTTGATCTCAGCAACAACCAGATTCATGCTCTTCCGAATACATTCGGTCGGCTTGACCAATTGGTTAAGCTCAACCTGGAAGAAAATCCTATGGTTATCCCACCTGTGGAGGTCGTGAAGGAGGGGGTTGGAGCTGTCAAAACTTTTATGGCAAAGAGGTGGCTCGACATACTGTTGGAGGAAGAGCGGCGATCCATGCTTAAGCTTGAAGGCAATAATAATGAAGGTGAACAGATGCCGACTGGATGGCTGACCCGCAGCACCTCGTGGTTGAAAACTGTTGGTGAAAATGTCTCGGGAATTTTAGGAGGTGGGAATTCTCCTAGGGACCCTTGCCTTGATCAGCAGCTTTAA
- the LOC102622360 gene encoding protein DETOXIFICATION 16-like isoform X1 translates to MDVEEESKSSLESPLIHQRPLQDDKCIDKAGMIVELKRQMQLAGPLVVVSFLQYSFQMISVMFVGHLGDLSLSSASMATSFAGVTGFSYMLGMGSAVETFCGQAFGAKQYRMMGVHMLRAMLVLSLSSIPIAVLWAYTGKIFTTLRQDPEISFHAGIYARWLIPSILPYGLLQCQHRFLQTQNNILPLMLSTGISTLVHVLSCWTLIFGFGFGNKGAALSNAISYWTNVIILAIYIKFSPKCEKTWTGFSKEALENLRSFLGLGIPSALMVCLEFSSYEFLVLMSGLLPNPKLETSVMSISLNTISVVFRIPFGFGSAVSTRVSNELGAGRPYAARLAVQIVIILALTEGVLLSSIAVAARGIWGYVYSNDIEVIRYMASIMPVLALSNFMDGIQGVLSGVARGCGWQKLGAYVNLGAYYLIGLPCAVYLAFVFQFGAKGLWMGIICGSGLQAFVLLVITLHTNWEQEANKAKDRVFASRIPTEMPS, encoded by the exons ATGGATGTAGAAGAAGAATCCAAATCTAGCCTTGAGTCACCTCTAATTCATCAAAGGCCGCTGCAGGATGATAAATGCATTGACAAAGCTGGGATGATAGTAGAGTTGAAGAGGCAAATGCAGTTGGCAGGACCTCTCGTTGTGGTTAGCTTCTTACAGTACAGCTTCCAAATGATATCAGTCATGTTTGTTGGCCATCTTGGTGACCTATCCCTTTCAAGTGCTTCCATGGCTACTTCCTTCGCTGGAGTAACTGGCTTCAGTTACATG CTGGGAATGGGAAGTGCAGTGGAAACTTTCTGTGGACAGGCATTCGGAGCAAAACAGTATCGTATGATGGGGGTACACATGCTGAGAGCTATGCTTGTTCTTTCACTTTCAAGCATCCCCATAGCAGTCCTTTGGGCCTACACTgggaaaattttcacaacccTACGTCAAGATCCAGAAATTTCATTCCATGCAGGAATATATGCTCGGTGGTTGATCCCTAGTATCCTTCCTTATGGCCTTCTTCAGTGCCAACACAGATTCCTGCAAacccaaaataatattttgccATTGATGTTAAGCACTGGAATTTCAACATTGGTTCATGTCCTTTCTTGTTGGActttaatttttggatttggGTTTGGTAACAAAGGAGCTGCCTTGTCCAATGCCATCTCTTATTGGACAAATGTAATTATCTTGGCAATTTATATAAAGTTTTCCCCTAAATGTGAGAAAACTTGGACTGGTTTCTCCAAGGAGGCTCTGGAAAATCTCCGCAGCTTCCTTGGATTAGGAATTCCTTCAGCTCTTATGGTCTG CCTGGAATTTTCGTCATATGAGTTTTTGGTCCTGATGTCGGGTCTTCTTCCCAATCCCAAGCTAGAAACATCAGTGATGTCGATCAG CCTTAACACAATTTCAGTGGTCTTCAGAATCCCCTTTGGTTTTGGCAGTGCTGTAAG CACGAGAGTTTCAAATGAATTAGGTGCTGGAAGACCTTATGCTGCACGTCTTGCAGTACAAATTGTGATAATCTTGGCACTTACTGAGGGTGTATTGCTAAGCTCAATTGCAGTTGCAGCTCGGGGCATATGGGGCTATGTATACTCCAATGACATTGAAGTAATCAGATATATGGCTTCCATAATGCCAGTGCTTGCTCTATCCAACTTCATGGATGGAATCCAGGGTGTACTTTCAG GTGTTGCTAGAGGGTGTGGTTGGCAGAAGCTCGGTGCATATGTGAATCTAGGAGCTTATTATCTTATAGGCCTTCCTTGTGCTGTATATTTGGCTTTTGTCTTCCAATTTGGGGCCAAG GGACTTTGGATGGGGATCATATGTGGGAGTGGTCTCCAAGCATTTGTGCTTTTAGTCATTACTCTGCACACAAACTGGGAGCAAGAg GCAAACAAGGCCAAGGATAGAGTCTTTGCCTCCAGAATTCCAACTGAAATGCCATCATAA